A segment of the Necator americanus strain Aroian chromosome IV, whole genome shotgun sequence genome:
AGATGTCTGCGCAAAGCAGATCTTCAGAACGACGTGAGGGTTGTAGAAATACTAACAGCAAACCTCAAGTGTCAGCTGGTGCGGaatcgtgcgtatgaccgACTCCGtgcaactcccagctgcgtgatttgcccgtatggcagagagggtgattgcatgttAGGAGTAGTGCTTCGTATCACGTgtaggttgtgcggtgacgattatataggggaaacgggacgctcCCTGTGTGTTcaggtcaaggagcatctagatggactcgcgaAATCTAAACTCTCCGCTCGGAGCTCACCGTAGAATAAgtcatcaaaactccgaaatagagGTAGAGGTTCCTATGCTATCGTTCGAGTCCCAGATCATAACGCGCAGAACACTAcaggcattttggatcaccgccaaaagtccaaaaaatgaacaggaaagatgagtgcattgcgatcacaaaccaACTACCCTCATATCAAAatctgtgcgggttttgataTACGGGGCGGGTCGTCAGGTCCCTATAAAAAatccttgtgactcgtagttgcggtacgtggtggtctgttgcgttaccaagtctagctaatgaggtaagcactagtcaatgtgttgctgtttgagtatGCCTACCGTTtcgatgctttctgtaggtgataaggcgcttgagagaataaatcactaatgactttgatttttccaggctctgacgagggcgaaaacgccgaaacgttacctgttaataaatatcaataccaaccTTGGCcatagctcaagcaaatcaataaaaaagctacgtattcaacatgtcaagattcaaggacagtcgaacatgggcagtTCTTCGTTTCAGTTCTCGACGATCCCATCTTAATTCCAACCACTtcctccaccgctccgctatgagcgcagccgcttacgcaattgtacCGCGCTGTCGTTTGAACTGGCTATATCATGAtgatccacggatctccctcactagagggatcacagccggttagtcgcgaggctacgtggcgcgtccctgggtggcggatagggggctaatcgcggacccaaagcgaccttgtgcttgcccagagacaggtggattcaggggatggactccctgtttctgctgagccaggactgactcatgacatccttgtatcccgcacgtcggtccggccaaaagcctgcaatcaagtgactgggaggtgcaagggaggcggtttggagtcgcctccaacaaataagctccaaatgtccacaccgggagaacgaaagttctcccagaaactcatgggactagaggcttgcaacctgcccatgggttttaaaatttttaagcaaaacacagtaatagaaaagagtctcctgattccggaggaaagcctggtacggtagcgccaggtaggacggggttgcaggagtcatgtaggctaccaaaacggaaaaggactaggatggcgatctgtacttataacgcacgtacgcttgcatcggaagcggccatcgaagatctgatgatgcaagccaagaagatcaagtacgacgtcatcggactgaccgagacgagacgacgtcaccctctcaacgccgtatatgaaactggagaagaactgttcttaggaacatgcgacagtagaggtgttggtggagttggcgtcctcgtcaacacgagtatggcaaagaacatcgactcttttgaacaacttacgacccgaatcggacgtctgcggatgagaagatgtggcccaataccagctttgactatcttcgtcgtttacgctccaacatcaagctacgaagaagaagaagtcgaagctttctatatggacctggagaagttctaccaagaagatcatgccttctacaaggtcatagttggcgatttcaacgctaaggttggcccaagaagaacgccggaggaacttcacatcgggacccacggcctacaatggaatgaccagggagagaggctctccgagttcatcatgacgactaagaccatccatgggaactcgcaatttcagaagccctcttctttacgctggacgtgggagtcacccggtggagggtaccgtaatgaaatagaccacatcatcgtcaataaaaggttctgcctgacggacgtcggtgttgtaccaaagttctatacgggatcggaccatcgcctcctccgaggaagattttccttcacaaggagagcagagaaagccgccaagttcagagagagaaatcccaggactaccatcaactgggatctctttgCTACGCTagtcggcttttgggaagattctgcaatggacaacatcgacgagaaatatgaccggcttgtcgaacaccttcacgactgcgcgaagaaggctgagagttttaaaaccaccaagaggcgtctgtctcttgaaactcttgagctgatacgccagcgtggagcagcacgagccgcagggaaccaagaactcacgtccgagctcgcaaggctttgccgagaggcgataaaggaagaccttaaagagagaagagcagaagtgctggctgaagctgcagaggcggggaaaagcatccgctatgcccgtcgagacttcgccagtcgcaagacgaggatgactgctctccggaacccaaagggaacagccattgcatcgagaagggggatggagaaaatcatctacgacttctactctgatctcttcgacagccatgtccacttgcctcctcaccatctgagggaagatggacaagtcattccagaggttctcccgtccgaaatacgacatgctatcatgtcggtaagaaatcgtacggcacccggtcccgagaccagaaccagaacacctgaagagccttccgccagtactcatcaacaccctggcgaggctctttacacgttatctgtcggaatgcaaggttcctaaacagtggaagaccagcaagaccgtgttgttgtataaaaagggagatccacatgacatcggcaactatcgtccaatcagcctactgtccgtcatctacaagctctttacaagagtaatccttaataggattgaaaaagtcttggatgaaggacagccatgcgagcaagcagggtttcgaaagggattcagcacgactgaccacattcacactgtttcgaaactcatcgaggtatcacgagagtacaagatcccgctctgtctcaccttcatcgacttaaagaaggctttcgactcggttgagacggaagcggtcgtggaagccttgtcGTGTcgtggacaaccaaggcgtccctactcagtatataaaggtacttcgagagttgtacagtaacttcacaaccggaatttcgccattctacaagaacatcatcattgacatgaagagggggtcctacagggtgatacaatttcacccaaaatattcacagccaccctcgagaacgcaatgcgaaagttggaatatgggacgacatgggagtgaaggttgatggtcggcagctacaccatttgcgctttgctgatgacatcgtactggtaacacctagcatcagccaagcggaacgaatgctgaccgaattcgacgaaacatgtggatgcatcggtcttcagctgaatctacaaaagacgatgttcatgcggaacggatgggtctcggatgccccattcacgctcaacggaacgaacatatccgaatgcaccagctacgtttatctgggtcgggaactgaacatgatgaacgacctgacccccgagctgggcaggaggagacgagcggcttggggagcgtacaagagcatcgaggatgtagtgaagaagaccaggaacacccggctccgtgctcacctcttcaacaccaccgtacttcctgctttgacctatgcttcggaaacctgggcatttcgcaagcaggaagaaaacgcggtgagcgtcattgaacgcgcaattgagagagtgatgctaggagtatcccgtttcacggaagtgagggacgggattcgaagttctctcctacgtcagcgatcgaagattagagacgccgccgcgtttgccaaggaaagtaaaataaggtgggccggacacgtgatgcgctttaatgacaaccgttggaccagagctgtgagcgactgggttccccgcgatattaagcgcactacaggaagaccgccgacccgatggtcagatttcttcacgaagtccttgaaagaaaaatatgatgctcttcgtgtcccacgcgaaaggaggaaccactgggctactctggcacgcgatcgggacaaatggaagaattactggcgcccgctcgaccagttcgaagatcaacgggagtcaaggtgatcaaggtgatatcATGATGATGCACTCCGAACGAAACACAGTTGAAAGGAACTAGATGGATAATATTTTTCACTGGTCAAGGTGTTACCATACTTCACTGATTATAAGGTGCCTCAATAAACCAACACTTCGTGAAGAAGGCGAAGAAAGTGTATAATGATACGTAGGGTTGATGTACTCGTTGATTTAAGTGTCCAGTACTTCTGGACCTCAACAGAGAAGTGCTCATCAGTACAGTTGATCAGTCCTAGTACTCTTTTGAGAAGTGAAAGCTGGTAGACTTGAAAGCTTACACCTAATATTTCAGGTATGAGGAAGTTGAAAGGCTACTTATTGATGAATTTGGTCGCGCCCAACGTGACGAAAAGAAGATGGCTGAGGTGGCGAAGATTCTTAGTGAATTCAAGGTTCTCTTTCAGACTTGGAAATGAGATCCGCATTTTCTCGTTGTTATGTCTTGTCTTAATTTAGGGTTACTCGCATTGTGTTGCACGATACGTAGAGTTTATCCTATCGCTTTTCCGAGCTGGCTGCGATGATGTTTACGCCGAAGCTCTTCAGCTGGTTCGAAATCATAAACCGAAGATAGAAGCAATATTTCCAAGTCCAACAGCTGTTGTACAGAAACTAGTTGGTTTTTTGGATCTCTTTCACGTTTAATATATTCTTTGAAGTCTTCTATTCACAGATCCTCAGTTTATACACTGGACGACTTAAAGAACATATTTATGCGAAGCTGCGAGATTGTAAAGAAAGCGATGATCGAGAAGGATATTTAGTGGGGCTAGCTCAGTCGTATACGAGGTGATTCTTCTATGTTggttgcaaaagaaaattttcaatataatACAAAGATTTGTATTCCTTGTGGATTTTTGTATCGCGGTGCAACATTTGTAG
Coding sequences within it:
- a CDS encoding hypothetical protein (NECATOR_CHRIV.G14887.T4) — encoded protein: MAICTYNARTLASEAAIEDLMMQAKKIKYDVIGLTETRRRHPLNAVYETGEELFLGTCDSRGVGGVGVLVNTSMAKNIDSFEQLTTRIGRLRMRRCGPIPALTIFVVYAPTSSYEEEEVEAFYMDLEKFYQEDHAFYKVIVGDFNAKVGPRRTPEELHIGTHGLQWNDQGERLSEFIMTTKTIHGNSQFQKPSSLRWTWESPGGGYRNEIDHIIVNKRFCLTDVGVVPKFYTGSDHRLLRGRFSFTRRAEKAAKFRERNPRTTINWDLFATLVGFWEDSAMDNIDEKYDRLVEHLHDCAKKAESFKTTKRRLSLETLELIRQRGAARAAGNQELTSELARLCREAIKEDLKERRAEVLAEAAEAGKSIRYARRDFASRKTRMTALRNPKGTAIASRRGMEKIIYDFYSDLFDSHVHLPPHHLREDGQVIPEVLPSEIRHAIMSSLPPVLINTLARLFTRYLSECKVPKQWKTSKTVLLYKKGDPHDIGNYRPISLLSVIYKLFTRVILNRIEKVLDEGQPCEQAGFRKGFSTTDHIHTVSKLIEVSREYKIPLCLTFIDLKKAFDSVETEAVVEALSCRGQPRRPYSVYKERNAKVGIWDDMGVKVDGRQLHHLRFADDIVLVTPSISQAERMLTEFDETCGCIGLQLNLQKTMFMRNGWVSDAPFTLNGTNISECTSYVYLGRELNMMNDLTPELGRRRRAAWGAYKSIEDVVKKTRNTRLRAHLFNTTVLPALTYASETWAFRKQEENAVSVIERAIERVMLGVSRFTEVRDGIRSSLLRQRSKIRDAAAFAKESKIRWAGHVMRFNDNRWTRAVSDWVPRDIKRTTGRPPTRWSDFFTKSLKEKYDALRVPRERRNHWATLARDRDKWKNYWRPLDQFEDQRESRYEEVERLLIDEFGRAQRDEKKMAEVAKILSEFKGYSHCVARYVEFILSLFRAGCDDVYAEALQLVRNHKPKIEAIFPSPTAVVQKLILSLYTGRLKEHIYAKLRDCKESDDREGYLVGLAQSYTSILRLNKDLEALHVSSDASFLPTLTRSIFDRYLSTYPNEELDYLNAQCNNILHRFYESKKHVKKQIHSGGLQELKRDVQARLLTVETYGGETFLSEDVAISILQETKNAFNRVSQLCEKSEVPKQSESILDILLKYLYSEHLDYAVELAIAGISLAEPKVSPPAYFFSVVSQNTTIVLLLMKQYEDSVLPLIKGSVVEQCVAKKWSSSLRSLEQKINMGLERQLNAIVGYVRFVLSSEQKKADFRPDTQQINLGASTPCQQVVRFLNSQAAAMERGCDGGNLVVLQTELANRLYKLLLNHIQQFIFNSAGAMLLLCDLNEYRKCVSQWRLEATASRQFESLHALANLLVVLPENLTDAAHSPMLADVDHTLIQDFLKLRHDYRNLKVNVNLSEEMSKEALRLKDEGNVCFREKRYHKAIELYTQSLHLEQSPTVLANRAQSYLNLKEWAKAIMDCNRALEIDSKMEKALYRRAHALEKIGLKASARKDLKRCLEIGSSSAIETMIEKLTDQLDAEVIDVPCVEKGDEIRSGSEFTEIIIDIPRQSNKEELKEKEQSNDDVGLIYEPSMYPPPTTLRQFSKDYRELQRLPPENFAKYFLSVSTSTYSSLFGELMETEMISRLIQGFASLLNSSNVNAAEVSACLLRLVDVPRFELLVMLLGDDERKDLLHICLSLPEPDVVFIREKYHLEE
- a CDS encoding hypothetical protein (NECATOR_CHRIV.G14887.T1) produces the protein MAICTYNARTLASEAAIEDLMMQAKKIKYDVIGLTETRRRHPLNAVYETGEELFLGTCDSRGVGGVGVLVNTSMAKNIDSFEQLTTRIGRLRMRRCGPIPALTIFVVYAPTSSYEEEEVEAFYMDLEKFYQEDHAFYKVIVGDFNAKVGPRRTPEELHIGTHGLQWNDQGERLSEFIMTTKTIHGNSQFQKPSSLRWTWESPGGGYRNEIDHIIVNKRFCLTDVGVVPKFYTGSDHRLLRGRFSFTRRAEKAAKFRERNPRTTINWDLFATLVGFWEDSAMDNIDEKYDRLVEHLHDCAKKAESFKTTKRRLSLETLELIRQRGAARAAGNQELTSELARLCREAIKEDLKERRAEVLAEAAEAGKSIRYARRDFASRKTRMTALRNPKGTAIASRRGMEKIIYDFYSDLFDSHVHLPPHHLREDGQVIPEVLPSEIRHAIMSVRNRTAPGPETRTRTPEEPSASTHQHPGEALYTLSVGMQGS
- a CDS encoding hypothetical protein (NECATOR_CHRIV.G14887.T2), with the translated sequence MGVKVDGRQLHHLRFADDIVLVTPSISQAERMLTEFDETCGCIGLQLNLQKTMFMRNGWVSDAPFTLNGTNISECTSYVYLGRELNMMNDLTPELGRRRRAAWGAYKSIEDVVKKTRNTRLRAHLFNTTVLPALTYASETWAFRKQEENAVSVIERAIERVMLGVSRFTEVRDGIRSSLLRQRSKIRDAAAFAKESKIRWAGHVMRFNDNRWTRAVSDWVPRDIKRTTGRPPTRWSDFFTKSLKEKYDALRVPRERRNHWATLARDRDKWKNYWRPLDQFEDQRESRYEEVERLLIDEFGRAQRDEKKMAEVAKILSEFKGYSHCVARYVEFILSLFRAGCDDVYAEALQLVRNHKPKIEAIFPSPTAVVQKLILSLYTGRLKEHIYAKLRDCKESDDREGYLVGLAQSYTSILRLNKDLEALHVSSDASFLPTLTRSIFDRYLSTYPNEELDYLNAQCNNILHRFYESKKHVKKQIHSGGLQELKRDVQARLLTVETYGGETFLSEDVAISILQETKNAFNRVSQLCEKSEVPKQSESILDILLKYLYSEHLDYAVELAIAGISLAEPKVSPPAYFFSVVSQNTTIVLLLMKQYEDSVLPLIKGSVVEQCVAKKWSSSLRSLEQKINMGLERQLNAIVGYVRFVLSSEQKKADFRPDTQQINLGASTPCQQVVRFLNSQAAAMERGCDGGNLVVLQTELANRLYKLLLNHIQQFIFNSAGAMLLLCDLNEYRKCVSQWRLEATASRQFESLHALANLLVVLPENLTDAAHSPMLADVDHTLIQDFLKLRHDYRNLKVNVNLY